The window CAACGGCCTGGAAGGGTGGAAGCACATGGCGACGGCCATCGTGCCCGGCATCTATGACGACACGCTGGCCGACGGCGAATTGACGGCCCGCACCGAGGACGCCCACGCCACGGCCCGCTATCTGGCGCGGCGGGCGGGGCTACTCGTCGGCGTGTCGGCCGCGGCCAACGTCCATGCCGCGCTGCGGGTGGCCGCCGAACTGGTCGAGGGCGTCGTGGTCACGGTGTTGCCCGATAGCGGCTACAAGTACTTAAGTGAGCGATTCTGGCAAGAATGATTTCACCGTAATTTAAGGATTCTAAAGTTCGTAGTCAGCAACTTTAGTTGCGTTCTGAGAATCTATTCTTGCCATCCGACGCTCTTGTCGTCCAACGGCGCTAAAGCGCCTGACTACGAACAAAGAAAGAGATGCTAACCATACCCGAATCCGTCTACGCCACCATTGCCGCCCACGGCGCGGCCTCTTATCCGTATGAGGGCTGCGGGCTGCTGCTCGGTTCGGCCGAGGGCGAGCGCAACGTCGCCGTCGCCGCCCGGCCGCTGCCCAACGTCTGGCCGGTGGCGAGCGAGAAGCCGGAGCGCTTCCGTATCGCCGAAGACGACTGGCGCGACGCGGAACTGGACGCGGCGGCCGAAGGGCTGGACGTGATCGGCATCTTCCACAGCCACCCCGACTGCCCGCCGGTGGCCTCACCGCGCGACCTGGCCTGGGCCAGTTGGCCGGGCTACTCATATCTGATCACGCAGGTCGTTGCCGGGCAAGCGGGCATCAGTCGCTCGTGGCAACTGGCGGCCGATCGCTCCGGCTTTTTGGAAGAGAGCGTGGAGATAGAATGACATTTGCAAAGTAGCGAGTGGCGGGTAGCGGGTGGCGGGTAGCAAGTCGCCACCCGCCACCCGCCACTCGCTACCCCTTTCGCTCTAAATCTTTAGGAGAAGAACATGGCAACCATCAGAATACCCACCCCCTTACGCCCTTATTCGGGCGGTAATAGCATCATCACTGTCGGCGGGGCGACGGTCGGCGAGGCGTTGAACGATCTGGCCGCGCTGCACCCCCAACTGCGAACGCACCTGTTCGAGGGGGACGAGTTGCGCAGTTTCGTCAACATCTACCTGAACAAGGAAGACGTGCGCGGCTTGCAGGGCGCGCAGACGGCGATCAAGCCCGACGATACCTTGATGATCATCCCGTCCATCGCCGGCGGAAGATGAAGAGAATCCACAGATTTCACAGAGTTAAGCAGACCCAACGCGAGGCCATTCATGGAAACTACATCCCGCAAGGTCGATCATTCGGCGCTGAAGGTAAACCAGGGGTTCATCATCGCTTTATTGGCCCTGGCTTACGTGATCAATTCCGTCTGGCTGGTGGTCTTCGTGGCCGCCGTCATGCTGCTGGGCACGGCCGTGCCGGCGCTGTCGCTGTTCAAGCGCGTCTATCTCCACCTCCTGCGTCCGGCAGGGCTGGTGAAACCACAGGTCATCACCGACAACCCCGAACCACACCGCTTCTCGCAGGGGTTTGGCGGCGTCGTGCTATTAGGGGCCATCGCCGCCCTCTTCGGCGGGGCGTCGGCGCTGGGCTGGGGGCTGGTGGGGCTGGTCATTGGGCTGGCGGCGGTGAATCTGTTCCTGGGCTTCTGCGCGGGGTGCTTCGTCTACTACCAGCTTCACCGGCTGGGCGTGCCCGGTTTCGCCCGCGGCCCCATCGAGCAAGGCGGGTAGGCGAATGATCGAGCGCGTCGTCCTTCTCCTGACCTTGAGCCTGGCCGCCGTGGCCGTCTATTACCTGCTGCGCGCCGCCCACGTGCGCCGGATGCCAACGGCCGCCTCGCCGGTGGCCCTGCCGGCGCTGCTCTACTTTCGCGCCGACTCGTGCGCCGTTTGCCCAGCCCAGGGACGCATCGTCGAGCAGGTAGCGCGCCACTGGGACGACCGCCTGCGCGTGGAGACTATCGACGCCGCACGCGAGCCGGAGACGGCCGCCCGCTATCGCGTCTTCACGTTGCCGACGACCATCCTGCGCGACAGCGACGGCCGCGTCCGCCACATCAATTATGGCCTGGCCGATGAGCGCAAACTGGCCCGGCAATTGACCGAGCTGGTCGGCGGGCAATCGCCGATTCGCACCGATCACAGCCCGTCCGTGGTAAAATCGGCGGAATCGGTCTAATCGGCGGATTATCACTCTGGAAACACTATGACCTATCAATCACCGATCGATCCGGCCGCGCTGGCCGACGTAACTCTTTCCCATCAGGAGATCAAGCGCTACAGCCGCCATCTGATCATGCCCGAAGTCGGCATGAACGGGCAGAAGCGGCTGAAGGCGGCGAGCGTGTTGCTCATTGGCGCGGGTGGTCTCGGCTCGCCGCTGGCGATGTATCTGGCCGCGGCGGGCGTCGGCCGCATTGGTTTGGTCGACTACGACACGGTCGATTTCTCCAATCTCCACCGCCAGATCATCCACGGCACGAAGGACGTCGGCCGGCTGAAGCTGGAGAGCGCCAAAGACCGCATCCTCGACATCAACCCCCACGTCCAGGTAGATACCTACGAAGTGCCGCTGACCTCGGCCAACGCGTTGGCGCTTTTCGCGCCCTACGACGTCATCATCGACGGCACCGACAACTTCCCCACGCGCTATCTGACCAACGACGCCTGCGTGTTGCTGGGCAAGCCCAACGTCTACGGCAGCATCTTCCGCTTCGAGGGGCAGGCGTCGGTCTTCTATGCCGCCGAGGGGCCGTGCTATCGCTGCCTCTTCCCGGAGCCGCCGCCGCCGGGGCTGGTGCCCAGTTGCGCCGAGGGCGGCGTGTTGGGCGTGCTGCCGGGCACGATCGGCGCGATCCAGGCCACCGAGGCCATCAAGCTCATCCTGGGCGTGGGCGAGCCGCTCATCGGCCGCCTGCTGCTCTATGACGCCACGGCCATGAGCTTCGACGAGGTGCGGCTGCGCAAGAACCCGGCCTGCCCCATCTGCGGCGAGAACCCGACCATCACCGAGCTGATCGATTACGAGCAGTTCTGCGGCATGCCCGCCCACGACCACAGCGAATTCGCCGCCCAGACCAACGGCCGCATCCCGGCCATCACGCCGCTGGAGCTAAAGCAACGGCTGGACGCGGGCGACGACCTGTTCATCCTCGACGTACGCGAGCCGCACGAGTGGGAGATCAGCAATCTGGACAGCCTGGGGGCGGTGCTCATCCCCAAGGGGCAAATCCTGGAGCGGCTGAACGAACTGGACACGGCGCGGGAGATGGTCGTCCAATGCAAGACCGGCGGCCGCAGCGCCGACGTCATCTGGCAACTACAACGCCACGGCTTCAAAAAGCTGCTGAATCTGGAGGGGGGGATTAATCGGTGGGCGCAAGAGGTTGATCCGAGTTTGCCAACGTATTAGCGCCGGGTTCAAACGCGGTGCTGATAAACGAAACCCGGCTAAAGCCGGTTTGGTGGGGCAAACGCCTCTTCAACCGGCTTCAGCCGGGTTTTGCGTGCCAGCGGTGGGTAACATTTCAGAATTACGCTCTTTCTGAGGTAATATTTCATTATATGGCAATCCATAAATTATTAGTCATCGGCATCGACGGCGCGCCCCACCCGCTGATCGAGCGTTGGGCGGCGGCCGGCGAATTGCCGCATTTGGCCCGGCTCATTGCCCGCGGCGGCTTCGGCGTGTTGCGCTCCACCATGCCCGTGCATTCGCCCACGGCCTGGGCGACGTTCATCACCGGCCTGAACCCCGGCCAGCACGGCGTGTTCGACTTCGTGCGCCGCGAGCCGGACAGCTACCGGCTGGGCGTCGTGCGCGCCGACCAATACCTCGGCGCGTCGATCTGGCGCTTGCTGAGCGAGCGCGGGCGCAAGGTCGGCGTCATCAACGTGCCCATGACTTACCCCCCGGAGCCGGTCAACGGCTTCCTGGTCAGCGGCCTGGGCACGCCCGACTTCAGCCGCTATACCTACCCGCCGGCGTTGCAAGACGAACTCGAAGCCGACGGCTATCGGGTCAACAAGAAGTTTTTCTTCGTCCGCAACCGGCAGGATGAGTGGCTCGACGACATCACGGCCATGACCGACAAGCGCGGCGAAACGGCCGTGCGCCTGCTCCAGGAGCAGCCGTGGGACTTCTTCATGGTCGTCTTCCGCAACAGCGATGAGATTTGCCACTTCTTCTGGCACCACCAGGACGAGACGCACCCCCACCACGACCCGGCCGCCCCACCCCGCTACCGGACGGCCATCCTCGACCTCTACCGGCGGATCGACCATTGGGTGGGCGAACTCGTGGCCGCGGCCGGCGAGGACGTCAATATCGTCATCATGTCCGACCACGGCGCGGGGCCACTCTATCGCGACGTGTTCCTGAACGAGTGGCTATGGCGGGAGGGGTGGCTGAGCCTGCGCAACGAGGTGACGGGCGGCCGGGGCTGGCTGGCGACCATGCAACGGCTGGGCCTGACCCGCGCCCGCATCTCCGACACCCTGACCCGGCTGAACATGCACCGGGTGGAGACGCTCATCAAGCGCGCCCTGGGCGATCGCATCCACGTTCTGCCGCGCGACGAGCGGCCGGAGTTCCATAACGCCATCGACTGGTCGCGGACGCGGGCCTACAGCTACGGCTACTACGGGCAAATCTTCATCAATCTGCGCGGCCGAGAGCCGGAGGGCATCGTGCCGCCGGAGGAGTACGAGGCGCTCCGCGACGACATCGCCCGACAACTGCTGACCATCGTCGATCCGGCCGACGGCTTGCCCGTCGTCGATCGCGTCTATAAGAAAGAGGAGCTATATCACGGCCGCTTTCTGGACGAAGCGCCCGATCTGTTTGCCATCATGCGCGGCCTGACCTATATCACCCGCGTCGGCTACGAGTTCGCCGGCGAGCGCGGCGTCCTCTTTCGCGAGCCTTACACCGACGAGACCGGCGGCCACCGGCTGGAGGGCATCCTCATCGCCGCCGGGCCGGACATCCAACCGGGGCCGCTGGCCGAGCGGCCGATCGTTGACCTGACGCCGACCCTGTTGCAGCTTCAGGGTTGCTCCACACCCGACTACATGGACGGCGTGGCGATCACTGAGCTGCTGACCGATGCGTTCCAGGCGAGTCATCCTCCGGCGAGCTACCCGGCCGAGATCGTGGGGCGCGAGGCGATGGCCGGCAGTTGGGACGCCGCGGCCGAGGCCGACGTGACCGAGCGCCTGAAGCAATTGGGCTATCTTGGCTGATTTGGCCGCGTTAATGTTGTTCGTAAGATTGATTCGCTAGATTACTCCCTAGAGAGACACAACCGCACGTTAACGGCTGGATACCTGTGTGTTCGTAACATCCACGCGACTTATCCCCGCCCGATAGTAATAAGGTAATTCACGAAAGTCCGATGATCGCAGACCTATCGGATTGATAATCGCGCGACAGCGCAACGGTGGGAAAACGTTGAGGTTGTGTCCTAACTTATCGTAATTACAAATAGTAAAATCATAACGGTGCGCCGTCATTCGAAATCACACGATCTCGCGGCGCAAAAGGAGTAGTGTGAATTGTTGACCATGACTGCTGAACCGACCATGAATGAAAAAACAGCGCTGATCACGCCCTACGGGGGCGAACTGATTGACCTGATGGTTCCCGACGCCGAGCGGGCCGAGTTGCGCGCCTATGCCAACACCCTGCGCTCGGTGCGTATCTCCGAGCGCGCCGCCTGCGACCTGGAGTTGCTGGCGACGGGCGGCTTCTCGCCGCTGGATCGCTTCATGTCCGAGGCCGACCATCAGAGCGTACTGGACACGATGCGCCTGACCAACGGCTATCTCTTCCCCATCCCCGTGCCCTTGCCGGTCGATGAAGAGACGGCCGACAGCCTCAAGATCGGCCAGGACGTCGCCCTGCGCAGCCCCAGCAACGAATTGCTGGCGGTCATGAACGTCGAGGAGATTTACCCGTGGAACGTCGAGGAAGTGGCCCTGAAGGCTTTCGGCACGCTCGATCTGCGCCACCCCATCGTGGCCGAGATGCACGGCTGGGGCAAGTATTTCATCTCCGGCGAGCTGCGCGTATTGCAACTGCCGGCGCGCTATGATTTCAAATCCCTGCGCCTGACCCCGGCCGAGACGCGCGCCCGCCTGGAGCAGTTCGGCCACCAGAACGTCATCGCCTTCCAGACCCGCAACCCGCTGCATCGCGTCCACGAAGAGTTGACCAAGCGGGCCACGATGGAGAAGGACGGCGTGCTGCTGCTGCACCCCAGTGTCGGCATGACCAAGCCCGGCGACGTCGACCACTTCACCCGCGTGCGCACCTACAAGGCGCTGGCCCAGCGCTACTATGACCCCGACCGCATCCTGTTGTCGCTGCTGCCGTTGGCGATGCGCATGGGCGGCCCGCGCGAGGCCGTCTGGCACGCCATCATCCGCCGCAACCACGGCGCGAACCACCTGATCGTCGGCCGCGACCACGCCGGCCCCGGCAACGATTCGACCGGCAAGCCGATCTACGGCCCGTATGACGCGCAGGACTTGGTCGAGCAGTTCAGCGAAGAGCTGGGCGTCGCCGCCGTGCCCTTCCAGATGCTCGTCTATCTGCCCGAAGAAGACCGCTACGAAGAGGTCACCAAGGTCAACAAAGAGACCAAGACGGCCTCGATCAGCGGCACACAGGTGCGCGAGCAATATCTGCAAAACGGCAAGCAACTGCCGGAGTGGTTCACTCGCCCCGAAGTGGCCGAGATTCTGGCCGAGACCTACCCGCCGCGCTATCGCCAGGGCGTCACCGTCTGGTTTACCGGGCTGCACAACGCCGGCAAATCGACCACGGCCAACGTCCTGACGACCTTGTTGCAGGAGTACGGCCGCAACATCACCCTGCTCGACGGCGACGTCGTGCGCACCCACTTCTCCGAAGGGCTGGGCTTCAGCCGCGAAGACCGCGACGACCACGTGCGTCGCATTGGCTTTGTGGCCTCGGAGATCACCCGCCACGGCGGTATCGTCGTCTGCGCCGCCGTCAGCCCCTACCGCGCCACCCGTAACGAGGTACGCAACATGATCGGCGGCGAGAACTACATCGAGATTTTCGTCGATACGCCGCTGGAAGTGTGCGAGCAGCGCGACACCAAGGGCCTCTATGCCCGCGCCCGCCGCGGCGAGATCGTCGGCTTCACCGGCATCGATGACCCGTATGAGGCCCCGCAACACCCGGAACTGACCGTGGAAACGCTCCACCACACCCCCGAAGAGAACGCGCATATGATCCTGGATATGCTCATCGAGCAGGGCTTTGTGCGCACCGAGGAGCCGGGCCTGCGCGATAACTAAGCGATTAAGAATTGGCTACGGATTGACACGGAGCGAACGGATAAAAATCCGTTTTATCGGTGAAAATCCGTAGCCAATCTTTCAACGAATAACAAAAAAACATACACCAAGAGGAAAGAAACTCATGTCTCAATACGAAGAATACCCCGGCTACGTGCTGTGGATGACCGGACTATCGGGCGCCGGCAAGACGACCATCGCCCTGCTGTTGGAAGAAGACCTGAAGGCCCGCGGCTGCAAATTCGAGCGGCTGGACGGCGACGTCGTGCGCGAGAGCCTGACCCGCGACCTGGGCTTCAGCAAGGAAGACCGCGACAAGAACATCGAGCGCGTCTCCTTCGTCGCCAAGCTGCTGTCACGCAATGGCGTCGGCTGCGTCTGCTCCTTCATTTCGCCCTACCAGGCTGTACGTGACATGGTGCGCGCCGGCACGACCAACTTCATCGAAGTCTTCATCGATGCCCCGCTGGACGTGGTCATCGGCCGCGACGTGAAGGGCATGTACAAGAAGGCCATCGCCGGCGAAATCCCCAACTTCACCGGCATCTCCGACCCATTTGAGGCCCCGGCCAACCCGGAGATCCACATCCACACCGACCAGGAAACCCCGGCGGCCAGCGCCCAGCGCATCCTGGCCTACCTGGAAGAGCGCGGCTTCATCCCCGTCCACGAAGCGGCGCTGCTGCCGGCGTAATTGAGAGAAGTGGCGGGTAGCGGGTAGCGGGTGGCAAGTTCAGAGCCACCCGCCACCCGCCACCCGCTACCGCTTCCTCTGCCAGGCATACAGCCGGTGCAGCAAATTGTTGTACACCCGGTCGGCCGCGCCGACGGTTCGCTTGACCTCGCCGCCGAAGCCGCGCTTGAAGCGATAGACCGGCCACAGCCCATCCTGCCGCTCGGCAAAGCCCGCCTCTAGCTCTTCTTCCTCGGCATCGGGCACACCCCACAGATCGTAGCTCGTGCAGCCGCGAGCTTTGGCCCAACGCATGGCCGCCCATTGCGCGGCGTAGGCCGGCATCCGTTGCCGCTCCTCGTCGCTCGACGCGCCATAGAGGTAGGCCGCCGATTCACCGGCGGCGAAGACCATCACCCCGGCCAACGGCCGCCCCTCATATTCGGCCAGCCACAGCGCCGCGTTATCGGGCGCGAATATCTCGAAGGCCGCCCGGTAATACTCCGGCTGGTGGATGCCGAACTGGTCGCGCGCGCCGGTGGCCTGCATCAGCCGGTTGAAGCCGCTCAGGTCGGCCGCCGTGCCCAGACGCACGGTGACGCCCTTCTTCTCGGCCAGGCGGATGTTGTAGCGCGTTTTCTGCTTCATGGCGGCCAGGATTTCTTCCTCGGCCGGCCGCAGGTCGATCACCACCGTGCGCGGCGGCTGGATGGTGTCGGGCGAGGGGACGCAGCCGTGCCGCCGGTAGAGCGCCTGCCATTCGTCGGCCGGCATCTCGTCCAGCCAGAGGCGCGGCTCCAGCTTCAGCAGCCCCGCGCCGCGCCCATAGGCGGCTTGATCGATCTGGTTGAACAGCACCGCCAGCTGCTCGTCGTCGCCCCAATCGACCAGCGGCCCGTGGGGAATGTAGCCCAATTTGACCACGCCCAGAGCCACCGAGCGAAAGAGCACCTGCGCCCCGGCCACCAGACGGCCGTCGCGCCGCAGCCAGACGCGCTGCGACGACCAGCCGAAGCGACTCTTCAGCCGCGCCCAGTTCGTCGTTTGCAAGAGGCTGCCGTGGGGGTGGGCGGCCACGAAGGCGTCCCACTCCGCGTCGGCCGCCGAATAAGGCTGTTCGCCCAGTTCCGGTAGTTGCGACACCATAGACGGGCGATTATACCCGCGTTCGTCATCTCCGGTCGATGTGTTAGAATCCGGCAAAGGCAGTGGGAGAGAACGCGATGAGCCAGGCACGAGTTCTATACGATTTACAGCAGATCGACACCGAGATACGCACCAAGAAGCAACGCCTGGGCGAGGTATTGCGGCTACAAAAGGAGCCGCCGCCCCTTGTCGCCGCCCGCGAACGCGTGGCGACCATCGACGCCGACCTGCAAAAGTGGCAGGCGCGCCACCGGGCGCTGACAGCCGACATCGCCGCGCTGGCCGACAAGACCAAGCGCGAGGAAGATCGCCTGTACTCCGGCGTGGTCAAGAACACCAAGGAGTTGAACGATCTGCAACGCGAGGTCGAGGCGCTGGGTCGCCGCCGCGCCGCGCTGGAGGATGAGGCGCTGCTGGTGATGATGGAGGCCGACGACCGCCAGACGACCAAGCGCGCCGCCGAGGACGACGTGGCCCGGCTGGCCGGCGAATTTACGACCGCCTCGGCCACCTACCGCCAGGAACAACAGGTGCTGGCGACGCACCTGAACCAACTCATCGAGAAGCGCGGGCGGCACATCACCCTGGCCCAGCCGGCGCTGATCAAGACCTACGATGACCTCATCCGCCAGAAGAACGGGCTGGCCGTGGCCGGGCTACAGGCCAACAAATGCCTGGGCTGCCGCCTCACCCTGTCGGCCAGCGTCATCCGCGCCGTGGATGAGGGCAAACTGATTTTTTGCGAGAATTGTGGGCGGATGCTGTGTCCTATCTAGTCGCGCGATCGGCTGCGACATGAGCGATTGAGGACGGAAGAACGATTGCGAGAGCGATTGCGATTGCGAAAGCGACCTACTGACCACTGACCACTAACCACTAACCACTGACCACTGACCACTGACCACTAACCACTAACCACTAACCACTAACCACTAACCACTAACCACTGATCTACCCCGAGGAACCATCAATATGCATATTCTGGTCACCGGCGGCGCCGGCTATATCGGCAGCCACACCGCGTTGGAATTGCTCCGAGCCGGGCACAGTGTCGTTGTCGTCGATAACCTCGTCAATAGCCACGAGGAGAGTCTGCGCCGGGTGGAGCGGCTGGCCGGGCGGCCGTTGGCTTTCCATCAGGTGGACTTGCTGGATCGCGCCGCCCTGGAGGCGGTCTTCGCCGCCGAACCGATTGAGGCCGTCATCCATTTCGCGGCGCTCAAGTCGCCGGCCGAGTCGGTGGCCCAGCCGTTGCGCTACTATCACAACAACGTGACGGGCACGATCAATTTGCTGGAGATCATGGCCGCCCATGATGTGGGGCGGTTCGTCTTCAGCTCCTCGGCCACCGTCTATGGCGATCCGGCCCACATGCCCATTACGGAAAACACGCCCCTCTCGCCCCTCAATCCATACGGCCGCAGCAAGGTCATGGTCGAGGAGATGCTGGGCGACTTGCAGCGGGCCGACAGCCGTTGGGCCATCGCCATCCTGCGCTACTTCAACCCCATCGGCGCCGACCCCAGCGGCCTGATCGGCGAAGACCCCCACGGCATCCCCAACAACCTGCTGCCCTACATCGCTCAGGTCGTCGTCGGCCGCCGCCCCCATCTGCCCGTCTATGGCGACGCCTACCCCACACCCGACGGCACCGGCGTGCGCGACTATATCCACGTCGTCGATCTGGCGCTGGGCCATCTGCGGGCACTGGACAAACTGGTCGAAAGTCCGGGCCTCTTCACCTACAACCTGGGAACCGGGCGGGGCAACAGTGTGCTGGAGGTCGTCGCCGCCTTCGAGCGGGCCAGCGGCCGGCCTATCCCGCTGCGGATGATGCCCCCCCGCCCCGGCGACGCGGCCGTCTCCTACGCCGATCCATCGGCCGCCGCCCGCGAGTTAGGCTGGACAGCCCAGCGCGGCCTCGATGAAATGGTGGCCGACACGTGGCGCTGGCAGATGAACAATCCCGATGGGTATAGGCAGACAGTGGGTAGTGGGTAGTGGGTAGTGGGCAGTGGTCGGTGGTCGGTGGTCGGTGGTCAGTGGTCAGTGGTCGGTGGTCGGTGGTCAGTGGTCAGTAGATCGCAATCGCTATCGCTTTCGCAATCGTTCTTCAGTCCCCAACATTCATCTTCCCCCGATACACCATCACCACCTCCGCCATAATCGCCAGGGCGATCTCCTCCGGGTTATCGGCGGCGATGTCTAGGCCGACCGGGGCGTGGATGCGATCCAGTTGATCGTCGCTGAAACCCACTGCCGCCAACCGCGCCCGGCGCGCGGCATGGGTACGGCGGCTGCCCAACGCCCCAATGTAGAAAGCGTCGCTTTCTAGCGCCGCCCGCAGTGCCGGGTCGTCGATTTTGGGATCGTGGCTCAGGGTGACGACGGCCGCGTCCGCGCCGATAGGCCACTCGGCCAACGCCTTGTCCGGCCAGGCCTGAATCAGCCGATCCACGTCGGGGAAGCGGGCCGCGCTGCCGAACGCCCGCCGTGGGTCGATGACCACCGTCCGGTAGCCGAGCAGCCCGGCCAGCCGGGCCAGGGTCACGGCGATATGCGCCCCGCCGATCATGATCAGCGCCGGAGCCGGGCGCAGGGCGTCAATAAATAGCTCGACGCCATCGAGCAGCACATGACGGCCCGGCCGCCGCGCCTGCCGGGCCAGTGTGGCGGCTTCGGCGTCCAGGCCCGCGCCCAGCGAACCGATCACGCTGTCGGCGCCAACCGCCACGCGGCGGCCGAGCAACTCATCCGGCCCGCCCACGACGGTGACGATCGCCCCCACCGTATCGGCCAGCGCCCATTGCCGCGCCAGGGCATAAGTGGCCGGGTCGAGCCGCTCCACGAACACGTCGATCTCGCCGCCGCAGGCCAACCCCACGCTCCAGGCCGTCTCGTCGGCCACGCCGAAGTGGAGCAGTTGCGGCCGGCCGGTCGCCAGGACGGCCTCGCCCGCGTCGATGACCGCGCCCTCGACACAGCCGCCGCTGACCGAGCCGGCGATGGCCGCCCCACCGGCGGTGAACGCCATCTTGGCCCCCGCCCGGCGCGGCGCGGAACCCCAGGCCGCGATGACCGTCGCCAGGGCGATGGCCGTTTCGCCCGCGGCCAGCCAGCTATCGATGTCGGCAATGAGTTCTTTCATGTGGTGATGATTCTAATGGACGAATCGGCGGCGTCAACCGCGAAGAAGGGCCAGGCCACCCACCCCACCGTATCCCCCTGTAATCGTTAGGGCGGTCGTCGTGGGTAAGGAGGGCAAATTCAAATGTGTCTAGGTGATACCGGCCGAAACATGAGAGAGCGCAAAATTGCGCGCCGGTTTCGCCCGGCCCTTGTTATAGTTCAATTCTTCCGATTTACCGACAAAAGGAGCGCGAATTATCATGTCCGATCAAAAACTCGAAGTCGCAACCCTGGGTGGGGGGTGCTTCTGGTGTCTGGATGCCATCTACCGTGACGTGGCGGGCGTGGCCCGCGTCGTCTCCGGCTACTCCGGCGGCCACGTCGCCAACCCAACCTATGAGCAGGTGTGCGGCAAGCGCACCGGCCACGCCGAGGTCGTCCAGGTGTGGTTCGATCCGGCGGTCATCTCGTACGATGACATCCTCTACATCTTCTGGCGCATCCACGACCCGACGACGCTCAACCGCCAGGGCAACGATTCCGGCCCGCAATACCGCTCGGCCATCTACTACCACGACGCGGCCCAGAAGGCGGCCGCCGAACGCACCCGCGCCGATGCCGAGGCCGAGCGCGTCTGGCGCGATCCGATCGTGACCGAGATCGCCCCGTTCGATGTCTTCTATGAGGCCGAGGGCTACCATCAGGATTACTTCAACAACAACCCTAACCAGCCCTATTGCGTCTACGTCGTCGATCCCAAGGTGCGCAAGTTCCGTAAGTCATTCCAGGACAAGCTCAAGCAGCCGGCGTAAAGATTTGGCTACGGATTCAAACGAACAAGACGGATAAAAACGGAAAATCCGTTTTGTCCGTATAAATCCGTAGCCAATTCTTTCTTACGCTTCAGTTGTGACCATCATGCTCAAGCAGCCGGCATAAAGATTTGGCTACGGATTCAAACGGATCATACGGATAAAAACGGAAAATCCGTTTTGTCCGTATAAATCCGTAGCCAATTCTTTCTTACGCTTCAGTTGTGACCATCATGCTCAAGCAGCCGGCATAAAGATTTGGCTACGGATTCAAACGGATCATACGGATAAAAACGGAAAATCCGTTTTGTCCGTATCAATCCGTAGCCAATTCTTTTCCTACCCTTCAGTTGCGGCCATCGCGGGGTCAAAGTCGTGGTCGGGCAGGTCGGTCTCGATGTTGCGAATGGCCGCGAAAAGATAGCCGGACAGGCTCATCAGGCAGCCGAGCGTGGCCGTGCCCAGGAACATG is drawn from Candidatus Promineifilum breve and contains these coding sequences:
- a CDS encoding lipid II:glycine glycyltransferase FemX — translated: MVSQLPELGEQPYSAADAEWDAFVAAHPHGSLLQTTNWARLKSRFGWSSQRVWLRRDGRLVAGAQVLFRSVALGVVKLGYIPHGPLVDWGDDEQLAVLFNQIDQAAYGRGAGLLKLEPRLWLDEMPADEWQALYRRHGCVPSPDTIQPPRTVVIDLRPAEEEILAAMKQKTRYNIRLAEKKGVTVRLGTAADLSGFNRLMQATGARDQFGIHQPEYYRAAFEIFAPDNAALWLAEYEGRPLAGVMVFAAGESAAYLYGASSDEERQRMPAYAAQWAAMRWAKARGCTSYDLWGVPDAEEEELEAGFAERQDGLWPVYRFKRGFGGEVKRTVGAADRVYNNLLHRLYAWQRKR
- the cysC gene encoding adenylyl-sulfate kinase, with protein sequence MSQYEEYPGYVLWMTGLSGAGKTTIALLLEEDLKARGCKFERLDGDVVRESLTRDLGFSKEDRDKNIERVSFVAKLLSRNGVGCVCSFISPYQAVRDMVRAGTTNFIEVFIDAPLDVVIGRDVKGMYKKAIAGEIPNFTGISDPFEAPANPEIHIHTDQETPAASAQRILAYLEERGFIPVHEAALLPA
- the msrA gene encoding peptide-methionine (S)-S-oxide reductase MsrA; protein product: MSDQKLEVATLGGGCFWCLDAIYRDVAGVARVVSGYSGGHVANPTYEQVCGKRTGHAEVVQVWFDPAVISYDDILYIFWRIHDPTTLNRQGNDSGPQYRSAIYYHDAAQKAAAERTRADAEAERVWRDPIVTEIAPFDVFYEAEGYHQDYFNNNPNQPYCVYVVDPKVRKFRKSFQDKLKQPA
- a CDS encoding XdhC family protein; this encodes MKELIADIDSWLAAGETAIALATVIAAWGSAPRRAGAKMAFTAGGAAIAGSVSGGCVEGAVIDAGEAVLATGRPQLLHFGVADETAWSVGLACGGEIDVFVERLDPATYALARQWALADTVGAIVTVVGGPDELLGRRVAVGADSVIGSLGAGLDAEAATLARQARRPGRHVLLDGVELFIDALRPAPALIMIGGAHIAVTLARLAGLLGYRTVVIDPRRAFGSAARFPDVDRLIQAWPDKALAEWPIGADAAVVTLSHDPKIDDPALRAALESDAFYIGALGSRRTHAARRARLAAVGFSDDQLDRIHAPVGLDIAADNPEEIALAIMAEVVMVYRGKMNVGD
- the galE gene encoding UDP-glucose 4-epimerase GalE → MHILVTGGAGYIGSHTALELLRAGHSVVVVDNLVNSHEESLRRVERLAGRPLAFHQVDLLDRAALEAVFAAEPIEAVIHFAALKSPAESVAQPLRYYHNNVTGTINLLEIMAAHDVGRFVFSSSATVYGDPAHMPITENTPLSPLNPYGRSKVMVEEMLGDLQRADSRWAIAILRYFNPIGADPSGLIGEDPHGIPNNLLPYIAQVVVGRRPHLPVYGDAYPTPDGTGVRDYIHVVDLALGHLRALDKLVESPGLFTYNLGTGRGNSVLEVVAAFERASGRPIPLRMMPPRPGDAAVSYADPSAAARELGWTAQRGLDEMVADTWRWQMNNPDGYRQTVGSG
- a CDS encoding zinc ribbon domain-containing protein — encoded protein: MSQARVLYDLQQIDTEIRTKKQRLGEVLRLQKEPPPLVAARERVATIDADLQKWQARHRALTADIAALADKTKREEDRLYSGVVKNTKELNDLQREVEALGRRRAALEDEALLVMMEADDRQTTKRAAEDDVARLAGEFTTASATYRQEQQVLATHLNQLIEKRGRHITLAQPALIKTYDDLIRQKNGLAVAGLQANKCLGCRLTLSASVIRAVDEGKLIFCENCGRMLCPI